The Bactrocera dorsalis isolate Fly_Bdor chromosome 3, ASM2337382v1, whole genome shotgun sequence genomic interval cttagttatacatatatgtacatatataaaaacatttatgtatatatgtgagtgtaaatacaactaaatacttgaaaaaataaaaattaaaaatcatatttatccaattttttattatttattttattgaaatgttaaaaagaaatattttaaaaagaaatagaaaatttagaaattgttgtaaaattttttaattttctataatttaaaaacaaaaaaaattataaatattatattatatttttttttttaatttaaatatattttaaaaataagcagcaaatttacaaattttgttgcacaatgtatttaatattttttttttttaatttataccatttttaaataaaaaaaaattaagtttttaattcattttttattctctttaaatattataaatatgttttttttaataatcgataatatttaggtaaaaaatgcaatatataaatactattgtatattataattattttaaatattgttttctttcattttgttattttatttaaaatttataataaaaatttttgaaaagaagaagtaaatttagaaatacatatacattttttttaatttctatcatttaaaaaaaaaacaattttcaactattattttattgttttttaaatatatctttctattattttttttttctgtaaaaatcataaatacgtttttttttaattttatctcaTATTGAGGTAAAAAAgaacaatttataaatattatactattttttttaatattgtcctttcattttgttatttcatttaaatattataaagaaattatttaaaatagaagaagaaaatttataaatattgttttaaattttttttacattttttataattctctatcattttagtataaaaaaaatattttagttaaaatatttttttaatttttataattaataaaatatttaatttttttcattttcttattttttatataaaataaatatttttgaaaatattaaaataaattttttaaatatattatattatgcttTTATCTatgctcatatgtatatgtaattactTAGCAACTGCTCTTGCTTTCCATGACCGACTTCGTTTGCGGCAAACACACGACCGGTGAATGTCACATACGACTACATACGACTACATACAAAATGCTAGCAAGTTTTagctgtaaataattaaaatttttagagagTATCAGCCATTATGACTTAGACTACTGCCGCTACAAGAGCAAAAGTCATGCATTCTCACTGCTTTAAGGAGTTAGTACAtgggtttttcaaaaaattgatttttattgtcttattaaattttgcaacatctctagaatattcccctatattttcaagttgatccgagtaatagtttcggagatagaACCTTaaaaacttgtgcgctcgaggctagctagactAAGTGCGTGGCTTTTAAagagtttttctcgaaactgtgtttttgaagtcggttggcaaaatttctcgagaactactcaaacTGATCtacatgaaattttaaacaagtcTTTGAGACAATTATTAAAAACGTTGGACGAAGGatgttttttcgattacaactatttgataaaaaatgtcgcgaaattttcactaaaattttatttttttttgtaaaaatgtttgccaaaaatccaattttcagtttttttgatccttcgtccaagttctaagctaagtttttaacaaaaaacacgTATATTATCACTTTAGCTGATCCTGTAAAGGGTTATACTGCAATTTTTTTCCGTCGCAACAATGACCAAGTTTAAAATgatttattccaaaaaattcagaattcctttgttaataatgtatgtttgttataatacaaaattcttataaaatatttagttttttataggTAGGAGATAAAAAAtcgttgaaaaaaggctgtttttttaACCAAGgcaacccatgtaacccctcaaCAGactctttttattttactatttattgaaaaaaatttagtccTACCTATTATTTTATAGTCTAATATTAAAAACTGCTATTTTATGCTGTGGTTAACTATTTCATATTAGAATTTACCTTGGTTGGCTTACAATGGAACCTGGTTTCAAAGGACTACCCTATGCTGTTGGCTGTTGGTTTGTAATGCATTTCAGCGCGTTTCTAGTATATTTTGGTGTCTCCTTATGGCTAAAAGTACACGCTTTAAGCAAGCACGGTAACATAACTATTCAACTTCATAATAAGACAAATAAACTAACTTTTAAATCTCTCTTCGCAGCTATCTACAAGTCATTCGTAAATGCAGTGTTCCTAGCATGCTACATCACAACGGTCTGCGCGAGTTTTTGCTTGTGCGCGCTATGCTGTCTACACTACGACTTGCGTTTGGGCTCAGCGCTCTTTATCTTAATGGAGAGCACACGCCTCGTAATGAAAATGCACGCCTTCGTACGTTCAACAATTGGCCAAAGCGCCGATCCAGCGTCCAGAACTAACAGCACGATCGAACTGCCGGGTCTACATCACTATATTTGCTTTCTATTCGCACCAGTGCTGATCTATCGCACCTCATATCCGCGTACAAACGCAGCGATACGTTGGACCTTTGTTTGGGCGCGTTTAATGGAAATACTCCTTGCCATCTATTACCTTACCTTCTTTTACGAGCATTTCATGAGACCCTACTATCGTGAATTCGGCGTTACGGCACCACATTGGTCGGCTGTTATTGAGTGTTTCTATGGCATGATAATGCCTTCAACACTATGTCTACTCTTGTTCATTTATATGTTGTTGTATTCGGTACAAAATCTCTTTGCTGAGCTGTTACACTTCGGTGATCGTAGATTCTTTACAAATTGGTGGTGTGTTACAAATTATCGCGATTATTTTATCCGGTGGAATTGTTTGGTACAGGATTGGCTGTATGAGTACATCTATAAGGATTGCTACAGCTATGTGTGCTCTAATCGCTATGTCTGCTCCTTCGCGGTTGTGACAATCTCTGCCCTCGTGCATGAAATACTAATCGGTTTAGCTTTGCATTTGTTCTTGCCCGTAAATTACATATGCTTCGGTATTCTGAGTTATATAATAATGTATCTACCGTTAAGTGGTCGGTGTGGAAATGTGATTGTATGGTTATTGATGCTATTTGGCATGGCGCTGCAATTGTCTCTTTACAGCATGGAAGCGTTCGCCAAAATGAACTGTCCAAAAAGGTTCAACGAGAGTTTCGTGGACAAACTGACGCCTTATATATGGACTTGTATACAAAATCACCAAAATTTAGACATGATAAATAGCACAGCTAggattaatatttaaattttttataaaataaataaatatttatttaaaaaaattattaagttaatatttttatacttaagtTACTACAGAGTATGATGGTTTGGTTCACCTAACGATTAtgcgtatcacctaaaactaatcgagataagtttatgtgtgggaagtggcgccaagATCAGGAGCTTCAATTTCCATTAATGGTTACATTCTCAGCggcataattttaaagaaataaggATCAATGCTTccaccggtccacaaaccataccaaaacgttgttttttctggatgaaatgacagatATATCTCTTTAGCTTGTTCTTCGTCCCACATGTGGtaatttcgcttgtttacatacccattgtgccaaaaatattcttcatcgctgaacaaaacttggctcgaaaacgtcggatcttcttagaacttttcaagagcccatagagtgaagcgatgtcgcttggtaTGGTCGagcgagttgctgcgaacggcgccgaatcgactctgcaCAGTATTCAGCTCACTGCGTTCTggatgtggtctattcggttgaatattatcaaataaaaaatgcggagtctcaagatgggtgatggtgttgcgaatactGCGCTCAATAGGCCGACGATTATGTTGACACATTCTTGACTTGATATGACTctcgtgatctgtcaaaacaaAGCTCTttaaaaagtacctctactttgATCATCCGTTATAATCAGCAAATCTTTGAAATCATTGAGGATAAGTATATCGACTTAGACATTTGGTTTGGCTTAGCCGGAAtggaactaaattttttcagatcaaggactgtcaactggTCAGCATTCTCTCAAAATATCTGGTGAATGTGTTTGCcgttaaacaacaaaaaaaaacattaacaaacACTTTGTAGATCTCTATACAACTCCAAATTCCACAAACGTACCAGTTATGGTGCACATATTTATGTGACCACATGCATATCTTTCGTTCTCAACTCGCTTGCTTACAGTACTTTGTagcattttttataaagcaCTCTATACACAGTTATAGCATATGACCCCTATAAAATAGTAACTTATAAggcataaaaa includes:
- the LOC105223866 gene encoding sterol O-acyltransferase 1 gives rise to the protein MVRVANQSNADTTVDIKNPSSIDENKNVTLSKGSKPKPLHEKIFKHADSYMTELLKDEHIRTIYNIFLVAMFYLITYTICHDYFTYGRIYLGWLTMEPGFKGLPYAVGCWFVMHFSAFLVYFGVSLWLKVHALSKHAIYKSFVNAVFLACYITTVCASFCLCALCCLHYDLRLGSALFILMESTRLVMKMHAFVRSTIGQSADPASRTNSTIELPGLHHYICFLFAPVLIYRTSYPRTNAAIRWTFVWARLMEILLAIYYLTFFYEHFMRPYYREFGVTAPHWSAVIECFYGMIMPSTLCLLLFIYMLLYSVQNLFAELLHFGDRRFFTNWWCVTNYRDYFIRWNCLVQDWLYEYIYKDCYSYVCSNRYVCSFAVVTISALVHEILIGLALHLFLPVNYICFGILSYIIMYLPLSGRCGNVIVWLLMLFGMALQLSLYSMEAFAKMNCPKRFNESFVDKLTPYIWTCIQNHQNLDMINSTARINI